A DNA window from Streptomyces parvus contains the following coding sequences:
- a CDS encoding VOC family protein, whose translation MTSIRQVQITFDCASPTRVAHFWCEVSGYVVPPPPEGFASWDAYDLSLPPEKRDAGFVCQDPTGVGPRMYFQRVPEAKVVKNRVHLCVRVGTGLVGEERLAALEAECARLLPLGAKRVRLLLADEENESCLVMQDIEGNEFCLD comes from the coding sequence ATGACGTCGATCAGGCAGGTCCAGATCACCTTCGACTGCGCGTCGCCCACGCGCGTCGCCCACTTCTGGTGCGAGGTGTCGGGGTACGTCGTACCACCGCCGCCGGAGGGGTTTGCCAGTTGGGACGCGTACGACCTCTCCCTGCCGCCGGAGAAGCGGGACGCGGGGTTCGTCTGCCAGGACCCCACGGGGGTGGGCCCGCGGATGTACTTCCAGCGCGTTCCCGAGGCCAAGGTCGTCAAGAACCGGGTGCATCTGTGCGTGCGGGTCGGCACCGGGCTCGTGGGGGAGGAGCGCCTCGCCGCGCTGGAGGCCGAGTGCGCACGGCTTCTGCCGCTCGGCGCGAAGCGCGTACGCCTGCTCCTCGCCGACGAGGAGAACGAGTCCTGCCTCGTGATGCAGGACATCGAGGGCAACGAGTTCTGCCTCGACTGA
- a CDS encoding aminoglycoside phosphotransferase family protein, with product MTHSDTAGEIEMTADLVRDLLREQHPDLAGLAVREVVGGWDNQQWRLGDELAVRVPRTERAPELQRKECRWLPHLAPRLPLPVPHPVRVGEPSARFPKRWTIMTWVPGEPLDRTSISRGDHAADTLADFLGALHVAAPAEAPGVVDRGAHPATYTEGFDHFFRSVALDGRADEVRAVWDDAVAAPAWEGPPVWVHGDLHPANVVVSGGTLSGVIDFGDLFAGDPAWDLAAAWVVLPRGGAERFFDAYAHADGATIRRARGLAALKSLFLMLMGENGDRGLPGGKPGWGPAGRAALDRVLSTDGR from the coding sequence ATGACCCACTCCGACACCGCCGGCGAGATCGAGATGACGGCGGACCTGGTCCGTGACCTGCTCCGGGAGCAGCATCCCGATCTGGCGGGGCTGGCCGTCCGCGAGGTCGTGGGCGGCTGGGACAACCAGCAGTGGCGCCTCGGGGACGAGTTGGCCGTCCGCGTGCCGCGTACGGAACGCGCCCCGGAACTCCAGCGCAAGGAGTGCCGGTGGTTGCCCCACCTCGCTCCGCGCCTGCCGCTCCCCGTCCCGCACCCGGTGCGCGTCGGGGAGCCGTCCGCACGCTTCCCGAAGCGGTGGACGATCATGACGTGGGTCCCCGGCGAGCCGCTGGACCGCACCTCGATCAGCCGTGGCGACCACGCGGCGGACACGCTGGCGGACTTCCTTGGGGCGCTCCACGTGGCGGCGCCCGCCGAGGCGCCGGGCGTGGTGGACCGGGGCGCTCACCCGGCCACGTACACCGAGGGCTTCGACCACTTCTTCCGGTCCGTCGCCCTCGACGGCAGGGCCGACGAGGTCCGGGCCGTCTGGGACGACGCGGTCGCCGCCCCCGCGTGGGAGGGCCCGCCGGTCTGGGTGCACGGTGACCTCCACCCGGCGAACGTGGTCGTGTCGGGCGGGACGCTCTCGGGCGTGATCGACTTCGGCGACCTGTTCGCCGGGGATCCGGCGTGGGACCTCGCGGCCGCCTGGGTCGTTCTTCCCCGGGGCGGGGCCGAGCGGTTCTTCGACGCGTACGCGCACGCGGACGGGGCGACGATCCGGCGCGCCCGTGGCCTGGCCGCGCTGAAAAGCCTCTTCCTCATGCTCATGGGCGAGAACGGAGACCGGGGGCTTCCCGGCGGCAAGCCGGGCTGGGGGCCCGCCGGCCGGGCGGCGCTCGATCGCGTGCTGAGCACCGACGGCCGGTAG